The window CTGTAGAGCAGATTGAATAGCAGATTAATTTTGAATTACAGCCTTAAGGATCATAAAAATCAGACATCATTACTAATTGGAATAAACTCCAACAATCATCATCAAGAAAGGTTATATtaaaatatgcacacacaaatgcacacttACCCCACACAAATATGCATGATCACAACATATGCACACATGTAAGGACATACaggcacacatatacacacctacacaaaacacagaatttagtgtataaaagaaaaaatttagagtataaaaaaagtaaagtttaaaaatctaattatattagaaaagagcATTATATGTTTGTAAAATGATGTTATAATGAAGATACTAAATGTAATAAAACTGCATAAAACACCTATACACTGAATACCTTAAACAATGTTCATTGCTActgtaaaagaaaatgattttattaataaaaatgaggtACTATACactaatgttttatttcaatatttacattttacagaaatgtAAAGGCATGAGTTAATTAAATAGTATGAACAACTgattaacaaatatgtattttgatatatatatatatcatgtaaTTTTACTCACACTGTAAAACATTTCATAGCAAAATCTATCATGCCACATAATGCTGTATCTTGTGTAAAATGTatagcatatttatatttttatgatgtgaaaacactaaatgaaagaaagctAAAACTACACCTTAATAAGTTAACAATTAATTCAACTGCCCCAACTCCTTTGTGTATTGACTGGGCTTAGTGAGTCCTGTCCAAATAAGAGAGGACGGTAATGGACACATAGTAACTTCATTGTGGAGACCTGGAAAACACTACCTTCACTAACTGATCAAGGTTAACTCTCCAGTGATGTCATATTAACTGCATGAATCCTCTGATACATGACTTGATGACGTGAGATAGTCTTATAAAAACCTATAAACCTactctaatcatgagaaaaatatcagataaaccCAACTTTAGAGATATTCTAAAAAGTGCCTGACAAGTCTTCAAACCTGCCAAGGTGATGAAAACTTAGGAAACACCGAGAAACTGACATAAAGCAGAAgagactgggggtggggcagtATGACTAAATACAGTATAAGGTATTCTGCAATGGatcctggaaggaaaaaaagacattagtgtTAAAACTGGTGAAATGGAAGTCTGAGGTTTGGTTAAAAGTCATGTGCCAATgttgtttttttagttttgtcAAATCTACCGTGGTGATTAAGATGTTGACATCAGATAAAATGGATGAAGGGCATATGGAAACTCTATTATCTCTCTTCACTGCAAGTCtgaatttattccaaaataatatttacattaaaaatttgaattgtttATAATTTGATCATAGAGAGttacattaaattatttaatatgtttgatttaatatacacttttttttaatgtgtccaCTGTGATCCCTTGGTGActtcaaaagcaataaaattcatttcacaaCAGATTCATGCCTTTTGCCTACAAATTGCTGCTTCTCTACTGCTCCAAGCTTGATGAAAGACTTCTCCACAAAATTGCTTCTTAAATTGGAAATATAGGAGACTACTTTAAGCCTGTTTCTTGTTAACAGAGCCAAGTGGCATCAAGACATAACAGGGACCAATCTGCCTTCTAAAGATCACCAAAGCCATTCACTGTGATGCCAGGAATGAAATGTCTGTTTAATGTTTGCTTCCCACCTGCACTCTTTTTAAACATCAGCCGACACATCTTCTTGTGTTTTCCTACGTCTCCTGCATTTCATTACTCCAGTGTTTACCTGAAGATATTTTAATATGCTAATCTTTCTCCATGAGCATTTTCATATTTCAAGTGATCACCACATCTCTTCGGATGTAAGGTATAATATTCACAATTTGGCCTCTAATACCTATAGTAACTAAAATCTAAATTTCCTTTCAGGTTTACTCCCAGAAAACTTGCATTATAATCCAGGGCCACTGTCTCCCACACAAGTTCATGAAGGAACAGAACACAGGCCAATTATGTTTATGAAACTCTCCTCAAAATCTCATGCCCAGTTaaatattgggaaaaataatatctCATAATAAAAGACGCACGCTCAAAGACATTTCCAGTATCTCTGCATTATTGTAGGACTAactctttttattactgattagACTCCAATCTTCTCTACTACAACCAGTAATAAAATACAGTTATATGGATACTTACATAATAATTATACAAGATTTCATTTACTATGACTATTATTATTTACTACTTAATTCTAGAGCAGGTTCTGTGCCTTCTTTTACAACTCTGCCTGCAATGAGACTGGCTTGTGATTGTGTGTGAGATTCTGCTGAGGTTGAGTAAATCAATGACTGAACATAGTGAACAACACacagtttatatttttctgatgagatGAGGTAATGGTGTATTTCTTCCAGCGCATGCACAGAAGTGCCCCGATGCACAGGGGTTACAACTCAAGAGAATATAGGAGCTGGTAGTTGGGAAACAAGAATTGATAAAGGCGGAGACGTTCACCAGCCACCTACTGCTCtgaccagaaagagaaaaataaatgtaaaagatggaggagagagtATAAAAAGATACAAAGGTGCTCACCAGGACAAGGATGGTTTGGGTAGCTCTGGTCTCAGGGGAGAATCTAGGTGAGATATTATTCCCATGAATGTGTTGGACCCTCTGCTTGTGCCTGCACAGAAGGAAAACCATGGAGAAACTGGCCCAGGTCATGAGTCCCAAACAAAAAACATCAGGGGTGGATATGCATACTGCATTCAGTAAGTGTTTGCTTTTGTCATGAAGGGTAGCTGAACAGTATTTAAAATCTATAGTTGTGATGTTTTTGTTACTCCATTTTTCAGTCACATGCATAGGCACTTGGATATTTACCAGCATGTTCAGGATCCAGCAGAGAATACTGGAAGGACCAATGTACTTTAGGGCTTTTACTTTAAGCTCTGCCAACCTGGAGTTCCTGGGACTGATGGTGATGGCCTGGAAGACACTCAAAAGACACGTGGTCCCAATGGACACACCTCTGGCCACTCTGTGAACATAGAAAACAACTTTGCATCCAAAATCATTGAGAAAATGTTTCAACCCAAAAGCTGCCATTGTGTCTGGGATTCCTCTTGAGAGAATGACCAAGGAGTTGGCTACAGTCAAGTGCCTGAAAATCAAACCTATGGATCTTGATCTACCTGCATTGAAGAGGGATATATAATGACACAACAGTGAGAAATTTCCCAGGATTCCAATAAGAATCTGGACCAGGAAGATTATTCCAATTTTCAGATCCATGGAAGTTGTTTGGTTATTTTCCAGAGCTCAATATTCACATATGCAAATAGAGGATTCTGCATGGAGACATGAGTTGTGTGCTACTGTTTTCAgggaaaattaaatccaaaaatcTCCACTTCCCCTGAGAACTTATTTctaatatatgtttttcttttgttaagagATTTTTCAAGTCTGAtatatttatatagcacttacAATGTATGTGTCACTCTTTTTAACActtcatttttaacatatttaatatttataactcTCTGAGTTTGGACCTAAGATTATTCTCcttttacagacaaggagaaTTTAGCTGAAAAGAGGTTAAAGGACTCAACTAAATGTCAGTAGAGTCAGGACATGAACCTAGTGGCCTGGTTGCAATGACATTGGAATTTACCATTGTGCTATAGTCACTCACATCTTATGTAATTTAAATAATCCAAATATACTTATATATTGTTATACTTGAAActtgtattttatacttaattgTACTAATTATTTTGATGATGTAGCCTATTGATTAATATCACTTTTGAATGAACATTCAAAGGTCTTAATAAAATGTAGATACactaaataattttccatttacaAACTGACTTTTCAAAATATGGGTCAATATGGGTATAGTAACAAAATGAatcatatcatttatttttccaatgacATCTACCACATAAAATATTGCATAATATGTTTCTTTTACCTAAGCAATTgagtttgaaatttaaataagtaataaaatatttgagggTAGAAACGaatcttaattttatataataaaacataaaacaagtaCACGAAGTGGAATTTGAGACATGAAATCTTGTGCACTGAATAAATTCAAATAGGAGaaacacaagatgagcctgaaaatgaaaatactataaactaaagaaaatatctgaaggcACATTTGAGCCTGAAAAATGCTAGAGTTTGTTCTGCTGTCTGCCTCTCTCAAGTATGAAGTTAACTTTTCCATAAAGTGTCCTTCACTAACTTCGTGACAGAAACGTGTCCCATATGATCAACAGACTGCAAGTATTTTCAGAAGAGACATAATTAGCACCCCCATTAAACACATCGAActtaagtaacagaaaaataattatgcttCGATCACACTGTTTACACGGCGATGAGCTTACTCGCTATCACATGCACGGAACTTTTACTGAAATGACCATACAAATCATGGAAGTTTCTCTGTGGTTTCTACAGAACAAATTAATTTCTGAATTATAATCTTAAGGATCATAAAAACCAGAGTCTATTAATGCTTGGAATAAATTCCCACAATTGTCATCAGCCAGGATTACATTAAAATACGTTAGGAGCAGTTACAGATTGGCATAGGGTCTCAGACCTCCAGTCTTTCCACAAGTTCAGCCTGTGTCTCAGGAATTATTATTCTTTCCTGTGTCACTTTATTACTGAACAGTTTCCAACCCAGAAGAATCCCTTCCCCAGATATAAGCATTTACCCAGAACCTAACATGCCTCAGTACCATTTATAATCTGTGtctcaaagtgaaataaaaaatactcacTCAACTCTTTTCTGCTGCCAGGACAGTGGACCTGGTGTGACAGTCATGACACTCTCTGCCTGTGTGAGAGGGAAGCAGCCAGACCCTAAGATATGGGTTTGTGATTTTGTGACCTCAGCTCTCCACAGAACAGCAATTAGCACTTCACCTGTGCTTTCAATGACAGTGCACGATTGGGCAGTTAAAATTAACCTTAAAAAACCTTCTCCCAGTCCCCAATTCCCAGAAACAATTATAAGTTTCTAGTGAGCATCTCCAAAGAGAGAGGGTGAGCATTTTGGAGAAACATTTAACTTTTTCATGATACCTGGAGGCAGACAGAGTCTCACctgatagaaatagaaaaggtTTGAGATCTGACATGAGAGAATTGCAGTGAGGCATATGTATTTAGTTGGACCCTGCACTTCCCTGAGAAGTTCActgtttttaaagtataattgcCTATTTATCCTCGGGCTCCTGAACTACAAAATAAGGTAGGATATGAGCAGAGACATGTAATGATACAAAGAGCCTGAGAAGGATTTTTCAAGAAAAGACGAATGAAAGGAATAATATGATGTAATAAACGTAGATTAGAAATCATTAGAGAAGATTTGTACAATTCAGCGCAAATTAATTTGAAAGTCTAGTTGACATGGATATATCAAGGAACATATATTTTATGACATTGACCCCAGAAGAAGTACAAATTCTGAACTGAATAACGTCCAGAGAAGAAATAGCAATATTTAGAAGGGaacctcacacacaaaaaacagcaCCAGCTAATATGGTTTATTCATTGCATTCTCCTACTGTTAAATATTAGACAAACCCATGCTCTCTAGGCTATTCAAGAGTATTGAAGAATAATGCTTCCAAATAACTTCCCAAAATCTTAGAGATTgccataaatatttgaaaaatctcaCATATATCTAGGAGTGATAAATTATTAAACATATACTattataaaatattggcaaaaataaaagatttagcATGATCAAGTTCAGCTTATACAAGGTATGCCGTGGTTTACTTGTaggaaatacataaatataatttattttcttaattaagaTAAGGGAAGGACATATGATCATGTTACTAGATGAAAACAAAGCTTCTTTACAAAATTCTACAGGTggtgatgataaaaataagacaatactATACTACTGGGCACGTTCTCcacttcataaaataaatgtcactgAGCTAGACAACTGTTCACctacgatgtaatctacacagattttgaaatatattatgatgtacacctaaaatttatataatgttataaaccaatgttaccacaataaaaataaataaaaataaaaaaataaggataaaagtaaataaataaaaaacaacaaaaagaaaactgttcaCCTAACTATAGGGGTATAATACATTAGCTCCCATTAAATTCAGAGGGAATTTAGTAAGTAAATTagtaagtaaataataataattattagaatatataatatttatataatatacatttatataatatataagtttatataatatataaagtatatatatgaatacataaaaattttatataatttatattgttaTAATAAGATAATTATGTTtcttgtatataaaatatgtttatatataatatatagtaaatacatattattatatatttacataatgatgtaattatatatgtataaatatatataaataataaatttatataataatgaaaaattagtaagtaaataaaataatactcattttattgtattgttaattgagatttctttctgttacaATTTGTATCTGAttacaatttaatttatataaatacctGTCTACGTTAGGCTAATGCTGTATTCAGTTAGATTGCTCTCTTATCTTGATTTTTGTAATATGTTTCCATTCACTTTTGAGTTTTCAAGATATATATTCCTATGTTCTAcagaaataataggaaataaaatcaatatcTCAAGGAGATATCTACgcctccatgttcactgcagcattatttacaatagccaagacacggaaacaacctaaatgtccatcaacaaatgaatgggtaaagaaattgTTGTTAGGGGCCctcccggtggcacagcagttaagttctcatgatccacttcagcagcccggggttcgccagttcagatcctgggtgaggacctatgcacggcttgtagggtcatgctgtgacaggtgcCCCACATATGGAGTAGGGGAGgataggcacggatgttggctcagggctagtcttcctcagcaagaggaggaggattggcggcagatgttagctcttcctcaaaagaaaaaaagaaatggtttttGTACTtatgaaatggaatattattcagccataaaaaggaaatcctgccatttgtgtcAACATGGACTgatcttgagggcattacactaagtgaaataagtcagagaaagacaaataaaacagcacagctgctgtgaaaaacaCTATGGCAGTCCCTCAAACAATTAAActtagaattatcatatgattcagcaattccacttctgggtatatttctaaaagaattgaaagcagggactcaaacagatatttgcacaccaaTTTTCATAGTAGCAATATTCACAGAAgccaaaagataa of the Equus quagga isolate Etosha38 chromosome 13, UCLA_HA_Equagga_1.0, whole genome shotgun sequence genome contains:
- the LOC124251537 gene encoding vomeronasal type-1 receptor 4-like, whose amino-acid sequence is MDLKIGIIFLVQILIGILGNFSLLCHYISLFNAGRSRSIGLIFRHLTVANSLVILSRGIPDTMAAFGLKHFLNDFGCKVVFYVHRVARGVSIGTTCLLSVFQAITISPRNSRLAELKVKALKYIGPSSILCWILNMLVNIQVPMHVTEKWSNKNITTIDFKYCSATLHDKSKHLLNAVCISTPDVFCLGLMTWASFSMVFLLCRHKQRVQHIHGNNISPRFSPETRATQTILVLVSTFVSFYTLSSIFYIYFSLSGQSSRWLVNVSAFINSCFPTTSSYILLSCNPCASGHFCACAGRNTPLPHLIRKI